A single Choristoneura fumiferana chromosome 9, NRCan_CFum_1, whole genome shotgun sequence DNA region contains:
- the LOC141430867 gene encoding sodium channel protein Nach-like — translation MMTIETMNNKEIWWKKYRYVKHKARLQLHLDAILWKSFKDNMREYVKQPSLSIISKLFGDGIRMTERLMWAVLFSLSCILFGFYVAYLAIDNISNPLIVSLASTNYPISEIDFPAVAVCSINRISKEAVKIVARDIQGSSPYFRNALLEDIEEFVKQTGRLLDFSYDDYFINHFEYLINSPNHATFDSDRVIGRMEQLAPNCSMLIQKCSWATFSINCNELFTIRRTARGHCCVFNYVLERNSAGSKESSNTVGFVKKQALAGPHYGLGLVLDPIVNDYAYPVRSLEGFELFIFDPSYYPDPSTGRIAHRTVQANEICYFQLHSTKQEAAPEVRKYPAHIRKCLFKDEKPEIYKDMYSYSACLVQCRIKTFLKLCRCVPYFLPTDIQAPNCTLENLHCLNKFRDKFFYLFPRDRESSRGLEEELQDSLDCPDCLPDCEFTRYDLKSFWTPVEFAHYPNKAIEYEYQAGLNKKNVCVVMLYHPTLDGVLNRLDVVSYWYEMLSNVGGLAGMLVGFSLWSIVETVYYFGRFFVVFWNNFKIYH, via the exons ATGATGACTATAGAAACTATGAATAACAAAGAAATATGGTGGAAGAAGTATAGATACGTAAAACACAAGGCTAGGCTCCAGTTGCACCTGGATGCAATATTGTGGAAGAGCTTCAAGGACAATATGAGAGAGTACGTGAAGCAACCGTCATTGTCAATCATAAGCAAGTTATTTGGGGATGGTATCCGTATGACAGAACG ATTGATGTGGGCTGTTCTTTTTTCTCTCTCGTGCATTCTCTTTGGCTTTTACGTGGCATACCTCGCCATTGACAACATCTCGAACCCTTTGATCGTCTCCTTGGCCTCCACTAATTATCCTATCTCGGAGATCGACTTCCCTGCTGTCGCGGTCTGCAGCATTAACCGAATTAGCAAGGAGGCTGTCAAAATTGTAGCGCGTGATAT CCAAGGATCGTCACCATACTTCCGCAACGCTTTATTAGAAGACATCGAAGAGTTCGTCAAGCAAACTGGCAGGTTACTGGATTTTAGTTACGATGACTATTTCATTAACCATTTCGAGTATCTTATCAATAGCCCCAATCACGCGACGTTTGACTCCGATCGTGTCATCGGACGCATGGAACAG CTAGCTCCAAACTGCAGTATGTTAATACAGAAATGCTCATGGGCAACGTTCTCTATAAATTGCAACGAGTTGTTCACAATACGTCGAACCGCGCGCGGGCACTGCTGTGTTTTCAACTATGTACTTGAGCGAAACTCTGCTGGCAG taaagaATCTTCAAACACCGTAGGTTTTGTAAAGAAGCAGGCTCTCGCAGGCCCTCACTATGGTCTGGGTTTAGTCCTGGATCCTATAGTCAACGACTATGCTTACCCTGTACGCAGTCTTGAAGGTTTTGAA ctttttataTTTGATCCATCGTATTATCCGGATCCGAGCACTGGGCGTATCGCGCACCGAACGGTGCAGGCGAACGAAATTTGTTACTTTCAGTTACACTCGACGAAGCAGGAAGCTGCCCCGGAGGTCAGGAAGTATCCAGCTCACATC AGAAAATGTCTTTTCAAAGACGAAAAACCGGAGATATACAAGGATATGTACTCCTACAGCGCCTGCCTCGTGCAGTGCCGTATCAAAACCTTCCTGAAGCTCTGCAGATGTGTCCCGTACTTCCTGCCGACTGACATTCAAGCACCAAACTGCACGCTTGAGAATCTGCACTGTCTTAACAAGTTTAGGG ACAAATTTTTCTACTTGTTCCCGCGTGACAGAGAGTCCTCAAGAGGGCTGGAGGAGGAACTCCAGGATTCCCTGGACTGCCCGGACTGCTTGCCCGACTGCGAGTTCACGCGTTACGACCTCAAGTCCTTTTGGACTCCTGTCGAGTTCGCCCACTACCCAAACAAGGCGATAGAATACGAGTACCA GGCTGGCTTGAATAAGAAAAACGTATGTGTAGTGATGCTTTACCACCCAACGCTGGACGGGGTTCTCAACAGGCTCGACGTGGTCTCCTATTGGTACGAGATGTTGA GCAACGTTGGAGGACTGGCTGGCATGCTCGTCGGCTTTTCCTTGTGGTCCATTGTTGAAACAGTTTACTACTTTGGGCGATTCTTCGTAGTATTTTggaataatttcaaaatttatcaTTAA